In the Malaya genurostris strain Urasoe2022 chromosome 1, Malgen_1.1, whole genome shotgun sequence genome, one interval contains:
- the LOC131428633 gene encoding putative nuclease HARBI1, translating into EIIPKIRFSANKDSYREVCNLFGQSESTFYKHLNLILDFFVDVAKNLIHFPETRQEKEKLARSFQQISGFINVLGCIDGCYIYIRQPANKIRSTYVNRHDLLSITLQGICDSNKRFMDVCIGAPSKVHDARIFSISPISKELPVLCEGKYHLLGDAAYPLREYLLTPYKDYGTLSPRRRRYNIKHSQTRVKIENAFGLLKQRFRQLIRLDFFDTERASKFVLACCVLHNICIDMDDSLPERIAIDMNENLPGVRQYDDENSQRSTALKLLGEAKRSEIVNIIT; encoded by the exons GAAATCATTcccaaaattaggttttctgcaAATAAGGATTCATACCGCGAAGTGTGTAACCTGTTCGGGCAATCGGAGTCGACTTTTTATAAACATTTAAATTTGATTCTTGATTTTTTCGTTGATGTAGCCAAAAATCTTATACATTTTCCTGAAACACGTCAAGAGAAAGAAAAACTCGCCAGAAGCTTTCAGCAG ATATCTGGATTTATAAACGTGTTGGGTTGTATTGATGGATGTTACATCTACATTCGACAACCAGCTAACAAGATTAGGTCTACATACGTAAACCGCCATGATTTATTATCTATAACGCTTCAAGGCATTTGCGATTCAAACAAACGCTTCATGGATGTTTGCATAGGAGCACCAAGCAAAGTTCACGATGCCAGAATATTCTCTATATCACCCATTAGTAAAGAATTACCTGTACTGTGTGAAGGCAAGTATCATCTTCTGGGGGACGCAGCATATCCTTTACGAGAATATCTGCTCACACCCTACAAAGATTACGGAACCTTGTCTCCAAGGCGTAGGAGATACAATATCAAGCATAGCCAAACACGAGTCAAAATAGAGAATGCATTTGGTTTGCTTAAGCAACGATTTAGACAGCTAATCAGACTTGACTTTTTTGATACTGAACGAGCCAGCAAGTTTGTGCTGGCATGCTGTGTACTGCATAATATATGCATCGATATGGACGATTCATTACCGGAACGGATAGCCATAGATATGAATGAGAACCTCCCAGGAGTACGCCAATACGATGACGAAAACTCCCAAAGATCAACTGCGTTGAAGTTGTTGGGCGAGGCGAAAAGAAGCGAAATTGTGAACATAATAACATGA